The following proteins come from a genomic window of Candidatus Protochlamydia phocaeensis:
- the pdxT gene encoding pyridoxal 5'-phosphate synthase glutaminase subunit PdxT, producing MRIGVLALQGDFAKHCEMLRSLGVEVKEVRKPEELAQCDGLIIPGGESTVMLRQIDFIQMREPLRSFAESKPVFGTCAGLILLSSKVQASRLKSLGLLDVTVERNAFGRQIESFEAFVPLHLQPDHEKLFRAYFIRAPRIRSNASHVQLLASYEGEPVLIQQGHLLGASFHPELTADPTIHQYFLEMVKKSLSKPLAN from the coding sequence ATGCGAATCGGTGTGCTGGCTCTACAAGGTGACTTTGCCAAGCATTGCGAAATGCTACGCTCGCTTGGCGTTGAAGTCAAAGAAGTGCGCAAGCCCGAAGAATTGGCGCAATGCGACGGCTTGATCATTCCCGGTGGGGAATCGACTGTCATGCTAAGGCAAATAGACTTTATCCAAATGAGGGAACCTCTCCGCTCTTTTGCCGAGAGCAAGCCCGTTTTCGGAACATGCGCAGGATTGATTCTCCTCTCTTCTAAAGTGCAGGCATCGCGTTTGAAATCGCTCGGATTGCTGGACGTCACCGTAGAGCGCAATGCTTTCGGCAGACAAATCGAGTCCTTTGAGGCTTTTGTTCCCCTTCACCTACAACCGGATCATGAAAAGCTGTTCCGCGCCTATTTCATTCGGGCGCCTCGCATTCGATCCAATGCGTCTCATGTTCAGCTTTTGGCTTCTTATGAAGGGGAACCTGTCTTGATCCAGCAAGGGCATCTACTAGGGGCCTCTTTCCATCCCGAACTAACAGCCGATCCGACCATTCATCAGTACTTCCTAGAAATGGTAAAAAAGAGCCTCTCCAAACCATTAGCTAATTGA
- the pdxS gene encoding pyridoxal 5'-phosphate synthase lyase subunit PdxS: MTKENSAHSEKGSFEVKVALAEMLKGGVIMDVTNPEQAKIAEEAGAVAVMALERIPSDIRAQGGIARMSNPELIQKIQEAVTIPVMAKCRIGHFVEAQILEALQIDFIDESEVLTPADEENHIDKHVFKVPFVCGCRDLGEALRRIGEGAAMIRTKGEAGTGNIVEAVRHMRSVNREIRRLMAMDASELMAESKRLGAPFHLVQQVARTGVLPVPNFAAGGIATPADAALMMQLGAQSVFVGSGIFKAQDPAERARAIVAAVTYYQDPEMLAQISMGLLDAMKGLDIRQLKREELLAQRGW, translated from the coding sequence ATGACAAAAGAAAATTCAGCCCACAGTGAAAAAGGGTCATTTGAAGTTAAAGTGGCTTTAGCAGAAATGCTGAAAGGCGGTGTCATCATGGATGTCACCAATCCTGAGCAGGCTAAAATTGCTGAAGAAGCAGGAGCTGTTGCCGTCATGGCCTTGGAAAGAATCCCTTCGGATATCCGCGCTCAAGGTGGAATTGCGCGCATGTCAAATCCGGAGCTTATTCAAAAAATTCAAGAAGCTGTCACCATTCCTGTCATGGCAAAATGTCGCATCGGGCACTTTGTGGAAGCGCAGATCTTAGAAGCCCTGCAGATTGATTTTATTGATGAGAGCGAAGTATTGACCCCGGCAGATGAAGAAAACCACATTGACAAGCATGTGTTTAAAGTGCCTTTTGTCTGTGGATGCCGCGATTTGGGAGAGGCGTTAAGACGCATTGGCGAAGGGGCTGCAATGATCCGTACAAAAGGCGAGGCTGGAACGGGAAATATTGTCGAAGCAGTCCGTCATATGCGATCGGTCAATCGCGAGATCCGCCGCTTGATGGCCATGGATGCATCGGAATTAATGGCGGAGTCTAAGCGTTTAGGAGCGCCGTTTCACTTGGTCCAACAAGTGGCGCGGACAGGTGTGCTACCTGTTCCCAATTTTGCCGCTGGTGGAATCGCAACTCCTGCTGATGCAGCCTTGATGATGCAGCTTGGAGCCCAATCCGTCTTTGTAGGCTCAGGCATTTTTAAGGCTCAAGATCCTGCCGAGCGCGCGCGCGCGATTGTCGCTGCTGTAACTTACTATCAAGATCCGGAGATGCTTGCCCAAATTTCAATGGGCCTGCTGGATGCCATGAAAGGCTTGGACATTCGGCAGCTGAAGCGCGAAGAATTATTGGCGCAAAGAGGGTGGTAG
- a CDS encoding putative quorum-sensing-regulated virulence factor, with amino-acid sequence MPDIEKQKFVCIDCETTGLDAQQDRVIEVAVMCFDANQIYAQMESLVNPECPIPETSIAIHHITPDMVKDKPTIAQVLPDILKMIGDHIIVGHGVGFDIDILATSAERHSIPCKIRQNRFLDTLRMARLYGESPINSLEYLRQHFNIPLEGAHRAMSDVVVNKEVFKHLSKRYKTTEQLFDALSRPILMSTMPLGKHKGRPLKEVPLQYLQWISNKDFDQDLLFSVRSELKRRRKGNLFNQASNPFLQL; translated from the coding sequence ATGCCAGATATAGAAAAACAAAAATTTGTTTGCATCGATTGCGAGACAACGGGATTAGATGCTCAGCAGGACCGCGTGATTGAAGTGGCGGTTATGTGTTTCGATGCCAATCAAATTTATGCCCAAATGGAGAGTTTGGTTAATCCCGAGTGCCCCATTCCAGAAACGTCAATAGCCATTCATCACATTACGCCGGACATGGTGAAGGATAAGCCGACTATTGCCCAAGTCTTGCCTGATATCTTGAAAATGATTGGCGATCATATTATTGTAGGGCATGGAGTAGGGTTTGATATCGATATTTTGGCAACTTCTGCTGAAAGGCATAGCATTCCTTGCAAAATCCGCCAGAATCGATTTTTAGATACGCTGAGAATGGCACGCCTTTACGGAGAAAGTCCAATCAACTCGCTTGAATATCTGCGTCAGCATTTTAATATTCCTTTAGAAGGCGCTCATCGGGCTATGAGCGATGTGGTCGTCAATAAGGAAGTTTTTAAGCACCTTTCAAAGCGCTATAAAACGACAGAGCAGCTGTTTGACGCCTTGTCGCGGCCGATCTTAATGTCGACGATGCCGCTTGGCAAGCATAAAGGACGTCCGCTAAAAGAAGTTCCTCTGCAATATCTTCAGTGGATTTCCAATAAAGATTTTGATCAGGACTTGCTTTTTTCCGTGCGCTCAGAACTTAAGCGCCGCAGAAAGGGCAACCTGTTTAATCAAGCCAGTAATCCATTTTTACAACTTTAA
- the yihA gene encoding ribosome biogenesis GTP-binding protein YihA/YsxC: MKKVVRAKFVKTAVFPKDYPAIRGLSGQLLPEVAVAGRSNVGKSSLLNHLFHTQHLVKTSATPGKTQALNFFTLNDEIAFADLPGYGYAKVPLAVKKQWGPMVQSYLQQRETLKLILFLLDIRRVPNEEDLQFLDWVLHQQKALILVLTKVDKVNQKELRLNTEKILDTLNVANLHYVYYSVLKNRGQRELMSMIHDALQDEAQEDASEEE; this comes from the coding sequence ATGAAAAAGGTTGTTCGGGCTAAATTTGTTAAAACGGCGGTTTTTCCGAAAGATTATCCTGCCATTCGAGGACTTTCAGGACAACTATTGCCTGAAGTGGCTGTGGCGGGGCGCTCCAATGTCGGAAAATCGAGTTTGCTCAACCATCTTTTCCATACCCAACATCTTGTCAAAACGTCGGCGACACCTGGGAAGACGCAGGCGCTTAACTTCTTTACTTTGAACGATGAGATTGCCTTTGCTGATTTGCCAGGATATGGATATGCAAAAGTGCCGCTGGCTGTTAAAAAGCAATGGGGGCCTATGGTCCAATCCTATTTGCAGCAACGGGAAACGCTGAAGCTGATTTTGTTTTTATTGGATATTCGCCGGGTTCCCAATGAGGAAGACCTGCAATTTTTGGATTGGGTATTGCATCAGCAAAAAGCGTTGATTTTAGTTTTGACTAAGGTGGACAAAGTTAATCAAAAAGAGCTGAGGCTCAATACAGAAAAAATCTTAGATACGTTAAATGTAGCTAATTTGCATTACGTTTATTATTCTGTGCTCAAAAATAGAGGACAGCGGGAATTAATGTCGATGATCCATGATGCTTTGCAGGATGAAGCACAGGAAGACGCATCGGAAGAGGAATAA
- the tsaE gene encoding tRNA (adenosine(37)-N6)-threonylcarbamoyltransferase complex ATPase subunit type 1 TsaE, with amino-acid sequence MKQYFSHSAEETFLLGHAFGKQLPLHSVICFFGDLAAGKTTFIKGLVAGAGQLDPSIVQSPTFTYLNIYEGVKTIYHFDLYRLSDADEFLSMGFEEYFEANGICCIEWSERIAPILPLHCIHVTLAHQGGDERMIIILKEGEYEKGCSG; translated from the coding sequence ATGAAACAGTATTTTTCGCATTCAGCCGAAGAGACTTTTTTGCTTGGGCATGCTTTTGGAAAACAATTACCCCTTCATTCTGTCATTTGTTTCTTTGGTGATTTGGCAGCAGGAAAGACAACGTTTATTAAAGGATTAGTGGCCGGAGCCGGCCAGCTGGATCCCTCTATTGTTCAAAGCCCCACTTTTACTTATTTAAATATTTATGAGGGCGTAAAAACCATTTATCACTTTGACTTATATCGCCTTAGTGATGCGGATGAATTTTTGAGCATGGGGTTTGAAGAGTATTTTGAGGCGAATGGCATCTGTTGTATTGAGTGGTCTGAAAGAATTGCGCCTATTCTTCCTCTTCATTGCATTCATGTGACTCTTGCCCACCAAGGAGGGGATGAGCGAATGATTATCATTTTAAAAGAAGGGGAATATGAAAAAGGTTGTTCGGGCTAA
- a CDS encoding DUF2709 domain-containing protein, which yields MTKVVITDEQKKVLEQFLEENRPAELINTYLCFIEHKFNLQPVLFPKDKIIYQSAEDAVRQLESEGKLWHETEIKIGFGHASVNEETKKIYICPFTGKVFGDNTHPNPQDAIYDWVSKCPENTERVGGLRVKRFFVSEDPEVIKSYINKTKAPKEPIKKVVYSSVLSGKLFNSKESVVEDFKRNYLKKLSLVEVQNQNKFKIEDHFLSFIQKQLVEDKITAFVEALAEFDEFIPYVERWVEAED from the coding sequence ATGACAAAAGTTGTCATAACAGATGAACAAAAAAAAGTGTTAGAACAATTTCTTGAAGAAAATCGTCCTGCAGAATTGATCAACACTTATTTATGTTTTATTGAACATAAATTTAACCTTCAACCGGTTCTTTTTCCAAAAGATAAAATTATTTATCAAAGTGCAGAGGATGCAGTCCGTCAGTTGGAAAGCGAAGGCAAACTCTGGCATGAAACAGAAATTAAGATCGGCTTTGGCCATGCCAGCGTCAATGAAGAGACTAAGAAGATTTATATTTGTCCTTTTACAGGAAAAGTTTTTGGAGATAATACGCATCCTAATCCGCAGGATGCCATCTATGACTGGGTTTCTAAGTGTCCGGAAAATACGGAAAGGGTCGGTGGACTGAGAGTTAAGCGTTTCTTTGTTTCCGAAGATCCGGAAGTCATTAAAAGCTACATCAATAAGACAAAGGCGCCCAAAGAGCCAATCAAGAAAGTCGTTTATTCTTCCGTTTTAAGCGGCAAGCTATTTAATAGCAAAGAATCGGTCGTAGAGGATTTTAAGCGAAACTATTTGAAAAAGTTATCTTTAGTAGAGGTGCAGAATCAAAATAAATTTAAGATAGAAGACCATTTCTTAAGTTTTATTCAAAAGCAGCTCGTAGAGGATAAAATTACGGCTTTTGTAGAAGCGCTGGCTGAATTTGACGAATTTATTCCTTATGTTGAAAGATGGGTTGAGGCAGAGGACTAA
- a CDS encoding Glu/Leu/Phe/Val family dehydrogenase, translated as MLKIQEIPTPGYEKVLEAQDSEIGLHCFIAIHNTAIGPAMGGMRVYPYASREDALTDALRLSKAMTYKSALAENGLGGGKSVIIANSKTDKTPALLQGFAEVVNTLKGKYIAAEDVGSTPEDMAIIRTRTPYVGALPTEKSSGDPSRFTAWGVYRGMRAVARKLWNDESLRKKIIAIQGLGHVGSKLANILFWEGAYLILCDKDPLVTQEHARLYGAQIIDTKDFISIPCDILAPCALGGIINEKTLPQLHCKAVAGAANNQLLNAEAGRELMRKGILYAPDFAINAGGIINAAAEFDPQGYDPKLARDRVNHIYDTLLEIFNKAEKEHKPANQVADELAEYKLQHLIGKRQSPLSFAK; from the coding sequence ATGCTAAAGATTCAAGAAATTCCTACACCTGGCTATGAAAAAGTCCTTGAAGCCCAAGATTCAGAGATCGGCCTTCACTGCTTTATCGCCATCCATAACACGGCAATAGGTCCGGCTATGGGAGGCATGCGCGTTTATCCCTACGCTTCTCGTGAAGACGCCCTTACTGATGCTCTTCGTCTTTCTAAAGCCATGACATATAAGTCGGCCTTGGCAGAAAATGGACTCGGAGGAGGAAAGAGCGTAATTATTGCCAATTCCAAAACAGATAAGACGCCTGCTCTTTTGCAAGGTTTTGCCGAAGTCGTCAACACCTTGAAAGGCAAATACATTGCCGCCGAAGATGTCGGTTCTACGCCTGAAGATATGGCCATTATCCGTACACGCACTCCCTATGTAGGAGCCTTGCCCACAGAAAAAAGCAGCGGCGATCCCAGCCGCTTTACAGCCTGGGGCGTCTACCGAGGCATGCGGGCTGTTGCCAGAAAGCTATGGAACGACGAAAGCTTAAGAAAAAAAATTATCGCCATCCAAGGCCTTGGCCACGTGGGAAGCAAATTGGCCAATATATTATTCTGGGAAGGCGCTTATCTTATCCTCTGCGATAAAGATCCCCTAGTCACTCAAGAACACGCCCGTCTTTATGGAGCTCAAATCATTGATACTAAAGACTTTATCAGCATCCCTTGCGACATTTTAGCCCCTTGCGCCCTGGGAGGAATCATTAATGAAAAAACATTACCGCAGCTGCACTGCAAAGCTGTTGCCGGAGCAGCCAACAATCAACTTTTAAATGCTGAGGCAGGACGCGAATTAATGCGCAAAGGCATTCTCTATGCTCCTGATTTTGCAATCAATGCGGGAGGCATTATTAATGCGGCGGCAGAGTTTGACCCGCAAGGCTATGATCCCAAACTGGCGCGCGACCGTGTTAACCATATTTATGATACGCTTTTGGAGATCTTCAATAAAGCGGAAAAAGAGCATAAGCCCGCTAATCAAGTGGCCGATGAATTAGCAGAATACAAACTTCAGCACTTGATAGGCAAGCGCCAGTCCCCTCTCTCTTTTGCAAAATAA